One Citricoccus sp. K5 DNA window includes the following coding sequences:
- a CDS encoding AI-2E family transporter, with product MNEHAVRGRGRSAFEFLVSGHVVAPRLAGTSSRRAQTHRSSGPVRPSPGPLSPFARGFAVTWGAIVAIGLALALVIMSGVVFNVFAALFIALSLNPLVNVLGRRGLSRGRAILVVAVAFALLAGGTLVLVIPPVLRQGAELVRSLPGSLAELSNQAWVQTVNAATSGGADALIQGLGDLTGQSSFWAFVAGGALSLGTGLAGWLSSAFFMAVLALYFLVSLKGMKRGFYSLVSASKRHMAIFLTERITDSIGRYLGGMVVLAACNAAFSLVLLTFTGVPYAGAISFAAFFITLIPVIGTVVTTCFMTLFALLSSPTAGVVVLVAMVVYMQVEAYVMTPRAMGKALHIPGATVLISATAGGVLMGFAGALIANPVAAALTLVVRHVVVPRRNAQ from the coding sequence ATGAACGAGCATGCAGTCAGGGGCCGCGGCCGCTCCGCGTTTGAGTTCCTCGTCAGCGGTCATGTGGTTGCGCCCCGACTGGCGGGAACGAGTTCCCGACGTGCGCAGACGCATCGATCCTCCGGCCCCGTTCGTCCTTCACCGGGCCCACTGTCGCCGTTTGCCAGGGGCTTCGCGGTGACCTGGGGCGCCATCGTGGCCATCGGGCTGGCGCTGGCGCTGGTCATCATGTCCGGGGTTGTCTTCAATGTCTTCGCGGCGCTGTTCATCGCGCTCTCGCTGAATCCCCTGGTCAACGTGCTGGGGCGGAGGGGCCTATCCAGAGGCAGGGCGATTCTCGTGGTGGCCGTGGCCTTTGCGCTCCTCGCCGGAGGAACTCTGGTCCTGGTGATTCCCCCCGTCCTGAGGCAAGGTGCCGAGCTGGTGCGCTCCCTGCCCGGCAGCCTGGCCGAGCTGTCGAACCAGGCGTGGGTGCAAACGGTGAACGCGGCAACGAGTGGTGGAGCCGACGCACTGATCCAGGGGCTCGGTGACCTGACCGGGCAGTCGTCGTTCTGGGCGTTCGTGGCGGGCGGGGCGCTGTCGCTGGGTACCGGGCTCGCCGGATGGCTGTCCTCGGCGTTCTTCATGGCTGTGCTTGCCCTGTACTTCCTGGTCTCCCTCAAGGGCATGAAGCGTGGCTTCTATTCTCTGGTCAGCGCCTCGAAGCGGCACATGGCCATCTTTCTCACGGAGAGGATCACGGATTCGATCGGGCGTTACCTGGGCGGGATGGTGGTGCTAGCTGCCTGCAACGCCGCGTTCAGCCTGGTTCTGCTGACGTTCACCGGTGTGCCCTACGCGGGGGCGATTTCCTTCGCCGCCTTCTTCATCACGCTGATTCCGGTGATCGGCACCGTGGTGACGACGTGCTTCATGACGCTGTTCGCGTTGTTGAGTTCGCCCACCGCCGGGGTGGTCGTTCTGGTGGCCATGGTGGTGTACATGCAAGTCGAGGCCTACGTCATGACCCCCAGGGCAATGGGAAAGGCGCTCCATATTCCCGGAGCTACGGTATTGATCTCCGCCACGGCCGGAGGGGTGCTCATGGGATTCGCCGGGGCCCTGATCGCGAACCCAGTGGCCGCGGCGCTGACCCTTGTGGTCCGGCACGTCGTGGTCCCACGAAGGAATGCGCAATGA
- a CDS encoding ion channel protein — MAGVDGHRAPSTTTLLGLSVPAIIVGVISALGLFLVEEAAHLLEHLLWVSLPAIWGLDPDSGWWIFSVLSSVGLAVGVIVSFAPGHGGRDSATVELVAPPLTLTAVPGLVLVTVLVLAGGVSLGPESPIIAINTALLVALVAKFWPRIDVHLVVLVTAAGTIGALFGTPVAAALVFTGMVAAATTGGALWDRLFLPLLAAAAGSLTMRLVDGPQLWATGLPSLGTPQLAHLLAGAVVACAAALSILAGASVFRPLHTLFRRLRRPLLYTTLGGIILGGLGALGGPLTLFKGGQQMADLVRAAEDYTTVQLLLIVAVKLAALVVAATAGFRGGRIFPAVFIGATVGLVAQSIVPGVPLGLVIACGILGAVLAECRDGWIALFIAIVVVGDISLLSILCMVVLPVWLLVTHAPKMMVHTVPRQQVSGSTV, encoded by the coding sequence ATGGCTGGTGTGGACGGACACAGGGCACCTTCGACAACCACGCTTCTGGGTTTATCGGTACCGGCGATCATTGTGGGGGTCATTTCGGCGTTGGGCCTGTTCCTCGTGGAGGAAGCGGCCCACCTGCTCGAACACCTGCTGTGGGTGAGCCTGCCGGCTATCTGGGGCCTCGATCCTGACTCGGGATGGTGGATCTTCAGCGTGCTGAGTTCGGTAGGGCTGGCCGTCGGCGTCATCGTCTCCTTCGCCCCGGGCCATGGCGGTCGGGACTCCGCAACCGTCGAGCTGGTGGCTCCGCCGCTGACACTCACCGCGGTGCCCGGGCTCGTCCTCGTGACCGTGCTGGTCCTGGCCGGCGGCGTCAGCCTCGGGCCAGAATCCCCCATCATCGCCATCAACACGGCGCTGCTGGTCGCGCTGGTTGCCAAGTTCTGGCCCCGCATCGACGTGCACCTCGTGGTCCTGGTGACCGCTGCGGGCACGATAGGGGCACTGTTCGGAACCCCTGTGGCGGCCGCCCTGGTCTTCACCGGCATGGTGGCGGCCGCCACGACCGGCGGCGCGCTGTGGGACAGGCTCTTCCTCCCGCTCCTTGCCGCTGCGGCGGGCTCGCTGACCATGCGTCTGGTCGACGGCCCCCAACTCTGGGCCACGGGGTTACCGTCCCTGGGGACGCCTCAGCTGGCGCATCTTCTGGCCGGCGCCGTGGTCGCCTGCGCCGCAGCACTGTCCATTCTCGCCGGGGCATCCGTGTTCCGGCCCTTACACACGCTTTTCCGTCGGCTGCGACGCCCGCTCCTCTACACGACCCTGGGCGGCATCATCCTGGGAGGCCTGGGGGCGCTTGGCGGGCCCCTCACCCTGTTCAAGGGTGGCCAGCAGATGGCAGATCTCGTCCGGGCGGCGGAAGACTATACGACTGTCCAGCTCCTGCTCATCGTTGCCGTCAAACTCGCAGCACTGGTGGTCGCGGCCACCGCCGGCTTCCGCGGGGGCCGGATCTTCCCGGCCGTGTTCATCGGGGCCACGGTGGGCCTAGTGGCCCAGTCAATCGTTCCGGGCGTTCCGCTGGGTCTGGTCATCGCTTGCGGCATCCTCGGGGCCGTTCTGGCTGAATGCCGGGACGGTTGGATCGCGCTCTTCATTGCCATCGTCGTGGTGGGCGACATCTCCCTGTTGTCGATCCTCTGCATGGTGGTCCTTCCCGTCTGGCTCCTCGTCACACACGCACCGAAAATGATGGTCCACACCGTGCCACGCCAGCAGGTCTCCGGTTCCACCGTCTAA
- a CDS encoding N-acetylmuramoyl-L-alanine amidase yields MTDHITAPAPAPAPAFAPAATAATSAASAPVPTRPARVSRRRLLQGTAALGGVIAFGTAVSASTTPAFAATVSRPDIISTNDWGASAAKGSLPTLTRRPTHLVIHHTTHVNSDDFSDAAAKEVARLIQRNHMTNGWADTGQQFTIARGGQMLEGRHGSLDAVVDGTRFIEGAHAYGFNDQSVGIEVDGMYTNDVPTDAQWSSLVHLSAFICQRYGLHVDRIIAHRDVPGAQTLCCGDTFYGKLSALRDEVASALANGVDGGSGPSGDYPTVRLGDEGEAVRRVQVTLKVIGHDPGAADGVFGPATEKALRAYQSSLGTGVDGIAGPRTWGALATHHAAGSTVSSGDSGTEVEYLQRGLKASSGVDLATDGHFGEQTEAAVSAYQKARGLTVDGVGGAETWAALKHGQ; encoded by the coding sequence GTGACAGACCACATCACCGCACCCGCCCCCGCGCCTGCACCGGCGTTCGCCCCCGCGGCCACAGCTGCAACCTCAGCTGCGTCCGCGCCCGTTCCCACCCGACCGGCCCGTGTGTCCCGACGCCGGCTGCTGCAGGGCACTGCCGCTCTCGGCGGCGTCATCGCGTTCGGGACCGCCGTCTCCGCCTCCACCACCCCGGCGTTCGCCGCCACCGTGAGCCGGCCGGACATCATCTCCACGAACGACTGGGGTGCCTCGGCCGCCAAGGGGTCACTTCCGACCCTCACGCGCCGGCCGACGCACCTGGTCATCCACCACACCACGCACGTGAACTCGGACGACTTCTCCGATGCCGCAGCCAAGGAGGTGGCCCGGCTGATCCAGCGGAACCACATGACCAACGGCTGGGCGGACACCGGGCAGCAGTTCACCATCGCCCGCGGCGGCCAGATGCTCGAGGGCCGGCACGGCTCGCTCGACGCCGTGGTGGACGGGACCCGATTCATCGAGGGCGCGCACGCCTACGGCTTCAATGACCAGTCGGTGGGCATCGAGGTCGACGGGATGTACACCAACGACGTCCCCACGGACGCGCAGTGGAGCTCCCTCGTGCATCTCAGTGCCTTCATCTGCCAGCGGTACGGACTTCACGTGGACCGGATCATCGCCCACCGGGACGTGCCTGGCGCCCAGACGCTGTGCTGCGGGGACACCTTCTACGGCAAGCTGTCCGCCCTGCGTGATGAGGTGGCCTCGGCGCTGGCCAACGGGGTCGACGGCGGCTCGGGCCCCTCCGGCGACTACCCCACCGTGCGCCTCGGTGACGAGGGCGAAGCCGTGCGCCGGGTCCAGGTCACCCTCAAGGTCATCGGCCATGATCCCGGCGCGGCCGACGGCGTGTTCGGCCCCGCGACGGAGAAGGCCTTGCGTGCGTACCAGTCGTCGCTCGGCACCGGCGTGGACGGCATCGCCGGTCCTCGTACCTGGGGCGCCCTCGCGACGCACCACGCGGCCGGCTCGACGGTGAGTTCCGGGGACAGCGGCACCGAGGTCGAGTATCTGCAGCGGGGCCTGAAGGCCTCCAGCGGCGTCGACCTGGCCACCGATGGCCACTTCGGGGAGCAGACCGAGGCCGCCGTCTCCGCCTACCAGAAGGCACGCGGGCTGACCGTGGACGGGGTGGGCGGCGCCGAGACGTGGGCCGCACTGAAGCACGGGCAGTAG
- the rpsI gene encoding 30S ribosomal protein S9, translated as MTLNENESTEEVELTSYTSESTNAPETVAVAERPALTVGGGAVGRRKQAIARVRLIPGSGAWTINGRSLENYFPNKLHQQEVNDPFKLLELEGAYDVIVRITGGGPSGQSGAVRLGVARALNEIDRENNRAALKKAGFLTRDARVVERKKAGLKKARKASQFSKR; from the coding sequence ATGACTCTCAATGAGAATGAGTCCACCGAGGAAGTGGAGCTGACCAGCTACACCTCCGAGTCCACCAATGCCCCCGAGACCGTTGCTGTCGCTGAGCGCCCCGCGCTGACCGTCGGCGGCGGCGCCGTGGGGCGCCGCAAGCAGGCCATCGCCCGCGTGCGCCTGATCCCGGGCTCCGGCGCCTGGACCATCAACGGCCGCAGCCTCGAGAACTACTTCCCGAACAAGCTGCACCAGCAGGAAGTCAACGATCCGTTCAAGCTCCTCGAGCTTGAGGGTGCCTACGACGTCATCGTGCGCATCACCGGCGGCGGCCCCTCCGGCCAGTCCGGTGCCGTGCGCCTCGGTGTCGCCCGCGCCCTGAACGAGATCGACCGCGAGAACAACCGCGCCGCTCTCAAGAAGGCCGGCTTCCTGACGCGTGACGCCCGCGTCGTCGAGCGCAAGAAGGCCGGCCTCAAGAAGGCCCGCAAGGCCTCGCAGTTCTCGAAGCGCTGA
- the rplM gene encoding 50S ribosomal protein L13 produces MRTYTPKPGDADRQWHVIDATDVVLGRLASQTATLLRGKHKPTFAPHMDMGDFVIIINAEKVALTGAKLEKKRAYRHSGFPGGLSSVSYAELLEKNPVRAVEKAVRGMLPKNSLAAEQLHKLKVYRGAEHPHTAQQPKTYEIGQVAQ; encoded by the coding sequence GTGCGTACGTACACCCCGAAGCCCGGCGATGCCGACCGCCAGTGGCACGTCATTGACGCCACTGATGTCGTGCTGGGTCGTCTTGCCAGCCAGACCGCAACACTGCTGCGCGGAAAGCACAAGCCGACCTTCGCCCCCCACATGGACATGGGCGATTTCGTCATCATCATCAACGCCGAGAAGGTGGCCCTGACCGGCGCCAAGCTCGAGAAGAAGCGCGCCTACCGCCACTCCGGTTTCCCGGGTGGTCTCTCCTCTGTCTCCTACGCGGAGCTGCTGGAGAAGAACCCGGTGCGCGCCGTGGAGAAGGCCGTCCGCGGCATGCTCCCGAAGAACTCCCTCGCCGCTGAGCAGCTGCACAAGCTCAAGGTGTACCGCGGTGCCGAGCACCCCCACACCGCCCAGCAGCCCAAGACATACGAAATCGGCCAGGTCGCCCAGTAA